AGACGACGCCAAAGATGGAAGCCACGTTGACGATGGCTCCTCGACCGCGTCTCACTCCAAGGTCCCTAGTCACAAATCCACATCAATACCAAACTCACCAAGAGACACCTGAGCGAATAACATCCACAAAAAAGAACGAAACATACTCCTGCTCCAACATAACCCTAATCTCCTCCCTCTGACACCTCCACACCCCATACAAATCAACATCCACAATCCCGCCAAACTCCTCCTCGTCAATCTCGTGCGTCAGTTCCCCCTTACCCGCGATCCCCGCATTATTCACAGCCACATCGAGGCGCCCGAACCGCGACACCGTCTCCGCGATGCCGGCTTTTACTTCAGTCGCATCGCGGACGTTCAAGGGCAGTGTCAGGACCTCGGTGGAGGGATACTTCTCGCTGAGGAGCGATTTCGTGGCCTCGAGGGCTTGGGCGTTGATGTCGGTTATGGCGAGGCGGGTGATGCCGTTTCGGGCGAAGGCGAGGGCTGTTTTTTTGGCCGATGCCTGTTGTTTTGTATTTTACGTCAATATTTCTCTGTTAATAAGAGGAATCGAGTAGGATGTGCGGGAGAATGATGAATGTAGGTCTTTCTAAGTAAATGAATGGGAGTCAAACGTACCAGAAGCCGCGCCAGTGATGAAAGCCGCACCACGGAGAAGAGACGCCATAATGTAATCTTGCTTGTTTCACTTTTACAAAACTCACATCCAACAACGGCGTTGAGTACCTATACACGGGTTTATGAATGCTAATCCTTGGTGCCGACACTGGGTGCGCGGATTACTGAGCAATCCGGAGTGTGCCAGCAATGCCAACTTGTATGAAAAGTCCCAATGTAAATAAGTTCACGCACTTACACAGTACACCTAAACCAAAACCAAGAACGATTGATAAGACGGATGGACCGGTGAGACAAGCTGCTTCACTCCGCATACGCATCTCCATCTCATCATCTCATCGAGGAAACACGCGCAGCCACCTTTCCTCGGCGGTGAAATCGTCCAAGAAAGCGAGGCGGGAAGATCGCGGAGAAGCATACCCAGCGTAGCTTCCCGCGCGGGTCTATCCACACCACGGGATGGACCGCTCCCCGCAGGCCGCAGGATGAAGCAATACCCGGAGTGTTGGCACAAATTTAAGCTTCTATTGTTGGAGGTATCTGTCGAACCACCTCCTGTCACGTCATTCCCAAGTCCCCCTCTCTAATGAGGAGGTGGCATTGAGAGATCAAGATAGCGAAGGGTTGAGTGGGATGGAAGCTCCTTCGGTCAAGGATACTGTTGCGGCGCCCACCCGACGAGCACTCGCATTCCAAGTACGCCTTTATTTTTGGAAATGGTAGTTTGCTCCTTTGACGATATTCCCAAATGCTATCGCTGGACTATCAATTCGACTGAAAAAAGGAGTCATTCGCCACCGGTAATCTCTTCTTGACCCATACTACCTGATAAAACGGATTTAACCAGCCCTTTCGCACCCGCTGTTCCAACTATGGAAAGACAATGCTTGTGTCATGGGAATAACCCTCACAGCATACATTTACCAGCTTTTGGAAGTCAACACTCGTCGACTTTGTTTAGACCTTATGAAAGAAGTTCGACTCCAAGTCTCAGCATGCGGTCTGTTCAGCAGGCAGCACGTCCAAGTTGAACCCAGCCGGAGAAAAGATATGGACACCCTCCACTGGCGACTCTGAAGTCAACGCAATTAAAGATGCCAGGTTCCATGCCCCGTCGTGCACAAAGAGTTATACCGCCCTCCAACCCAGAGAACAATAAGGTGGAGTATCACGAGAATAACGCTTCCTCGTAAGCCCCAAGTCCAAGGCAATCCGTTGGACAGACGTCTCCCGGTTTCCCGCTCATATGGCGTTATCGGCCGCGTGCCGGCCCCGGCAAGCCCAAGATCAAGAGCAGCCAAAATCACCAATGGCGCCCCGACATTTGGGCTAACTACGTACGGCCAGCATGGGCGCGTCAGGCTGAGCATTTTGCTCAAAAAGAAGCCGAGACGCACAACCGCCAGTAGAGGTCCAGCATTGTAGCGCACAACCTGACCTGCTCGCAATCGGCTAATCATGAGTTTGTGCCGCAAGGCTTCCAAAGGTGTAGCAGGGGGTGGCATCAGGAGCGGGGGCGAGCTCAGAGGTTCATCTTTTAGGGAATCCACACTTTCATCTCGCTCTGGTGTCGTGCGGATAAAGCTATCCTGGCTGCGTTGGGCCACCATTACCTGCGCTTGCGGTCGTAGTCTCGGGGAGCTAGAGTCCGACTGTCTTCGTAGACCTGCCGGTATGTCCGAAGTGGGAGAGCCGCTGTCTGCTGCCCGGCTAGGGATGTTGTACCCTTCCTGGGACGAGGAGAACCTCGACTGCTTCTGTGGATCTGCGACCAAGTCAGTTTGATAGATAGCGTCATCTCTAAAGAGTAATGAGCCACAAACCTGGCACGGGTGTGCTTGGCGGCATTGGAGAGTCTAGACTCTGTATCCGGCGTCCGTTGATTCCCATGGACGGACTCGAACTCCTACCTCGAGGGACGCCGTCCATGGTCGACTCCGTTTTCATAGCTGATAAAACTTCGCTCGCGCTAGGCCGCTGCAACGGATCCAGAGCAAGGAGCTTCTTGAGAAGTTGGTACAACTTTGTCGGAAGATCTGGGCGTTCTCTGCGTTCGTCTTGGAAGCCTTGCCAATCTGTAATCTCCGCTCGTAACTCATCAATATCTTCGAGCTCTTCGTTGATGGTGTTGGCACTCCGGTATGGCAGACGACCGAAACACATAAAGTAGAGAATCATGCCAAGAGAGAAGATGTCGGACTTTGTGGTGAAATTGCCGTAACGCCCGGTCGTCAAGTCTCTCCTCAATACCTCTGGCGCGCAGTAAGAGATGGTTCCGGTGGATCCAGTCGACTTACGGACCATATTCTCAGATTGAACCTCGCCAAAGTCGCTGATCAGGCAGATTATGCCGCTACCCTCTCGATGCAGGAGACAGTTACTTGGCTTCAGGTCCCGATGAATGTAATTGGCAGCATGAAGGTATGCCAGTCCAGAGGTGATGTCTTTGAAGAGCGAGTAAATCTCCTCAAATGACAGCAATCTCTGCGAGGCGAACTGGTCGCGGGGCAATTCAAGCTGGCCTTTTGATTTCCGTCGCATCTGAGCTTTGAGCTGTTCCTTGGTCGTTTCCTTGGGTTGGTCCCCGATGATGTAGTTGAGCAGGTCACCACCATTACAGTATTGCTGTAGAATGAAAGCGCATGCCACGCTGGGACCGAAGCGTGTCAACTTGACGTCCTCGAGCCAGACATGACGGTAAGAGACCAAGTTTGGGTGAGAGAGCTTTGCGAGCAGCTCGACTTCGATGAGAACTGACAGGTTCAGGGTCAGCGTTTAGGACTGAACAAGAGTCGCACATGCATCCGTACCTTTTTCCAACCATGCGTGATCGTCGCCTACAGGCACGCGCTTACACGCAAAGTGACCTATCCATCATCAGTATCTCTGCCAGACAGTCGATTGCTCGGGCTCCATACCAAGTTGACAACCATCAATTTCGTGGCGGACGAGCAGCACCACGCCCTTGCCGCCACGCCCGAGCTCCTTCTCCTCAATGAAGAAGGTTTTGAAATAATTCGGACTAAAAGCATCGCGGCGGATGCGGCTGCCCTCCTGGACAGAAGGTGTACTAGAAACGAACTCGGCGTCTTCGGCTTCCTCGATTACGGCAGCCTGCGGGTGGGGTAAGCTTGGTTGCACAATGCGACGAATCGGGCTGGGCGGGGGATGATGGTCGGCGCGAGAGTCGTGGCCGCCGGCACGGAGCATGCGAAAGTAATTCGGGTCGACAAAGGAATCATGGTGGCGGGCGCTGTCGAATTGACGTTCGGGGGAGGATGATCGCAAAGGCTGGCGGCATGTCGGGCATTCGGACAGGCCACGGATCTCGAGTCTCTGGGAGGACGGGTCACGGACTACTATAGCGTTGCGGTGCCGCCTAGAGGAAAGCACTGTCAGCAAGATGCATTATCTGACCAAGAGGAAGCAAAATGAGGGTAGACCAACAGGACGATTTCGCGACCTTCGCGCGGGTGGTATGGGATCAGCGACATGGCCGGTCGATCTTGGTATGCTACACTGGGGTCGTCGGACCGACAGAAAGTTCTAGATCATGGCCCAAAAGAGGGCAGCTGCGATGCTTGTTTGTTCGCCAGGCTGAGAAGTCGCTTCGGCCAGGTGTCTTGTGACAGGTAAGCGGCATGGACTGCGAAGGTCGGCGTAGGCGTGTCGGAGGGAGTCGCGATGTTAGGTGAAGCTTCAAGGAGCTACAAAGGCAAGGCGAAGCTCCTGAGTGAGTCAAGACAAGGTGGTGGTCTAGCTGTCCAGGTGAGGATTCCTACTGCGTAGGTGAGATAAGGTGAGAAAGGTTGTTTTGTTGACATTGAATGACCTCACACTGTCTATGGAGCCACCCAGATACCCCACGTGCCCCGCTCCGGAGCGTTCGAACCGCTCTGCGGGGCGCCCATGACTGCCGGGCCAGAGGAACCCACACTGTGCCACAGCCACAGCCACAGAGGAACCCACACTGTGCCACAGCCACAGCCACAGAGCATCCAAGTAACTAAGCAATCACCCTTCACCAACCCTTTCAGTAACCAACTCACCTTCATGTTTGCCATTGCTAAAACATGATCATGTTCCTGTTTGCTACACGAAACCATGGAAGTGGTCAAACATTTGATGATTTACAGTTTCAGCTAGGTGTCATGCGATTGACTTTTGCAAGACAGCAATGTCACGATGATATTGCGCTGAGCTTATTCAGCTTCTTTAAGTTGTCAGACAAACACACGATATCTGCAATGATGAGGTAGATGAGTCCTCTATACGTATCTGAGATCTCGCAATGCAAGATGAGATGTTTGTCTGCAGCTTCTACTTGAGACATGCCAAGCTGTCATGAGAAGTATCTGTATCCCTCCCGAAGACAAGGCGACCCTCTGCCGGAGTTATATCCAGCTCACCATGTCTTCCCACATAGTCCCTAGGGATCGTTTTCAAAATGCACTACTAATTCTCTTTCTAAAACCTCGAGACTTGTGTCACAACCCGTTGTTGTATCAACTTATCAAGGGCCTCAGGACTTCGTCTACTAGTGAGCTTCTCCCCCCTGCCCAGTTAACGACGATCCTCTCCAGCTCCATCACCACCAACCCCCGGCACCGTGGTGAATTGACCAGGGCAGTCTCCGTCGCGGTTACACTTGCTGGGCCAGCTCGGGCCCGTCACCAGGGGTTTGAAACAAATAGAGCCTACCTACGGCTACGGATACAGCTATGGGACCACCGCGGCATATTCGCAACGGGGCGGCACggaattcgtattaaatCGCACCAACGAACCCTTCACCGCGACTCAAAACATCCCCAACCTGGCAACCCCCCTCAACCCCCGGCTCAACCTTGCCCGTCGTCCACTTCCAGGCTCTGCGCAACGGCAGTGTCTCTTCACCGCCGTGCTCGATTCCCGACAACGGAAAGGAAAGCGTGGATGTGTCAACGCAAGGTCTTCATCCACCACCGTTGTGGCCACAAGATCACCGAGCTCCTTGAGCAGTGCGAGACGTTCGAGTGTCCCGGCATTACGCAAAAACCCGTCATCAGCAACCGCTATACCTGCATTGTGCGGACTTGTATGTGGTACGGCCAGTTTTGAAATGAACTGTTGTGAGAGAGTGAGTGAGACGGGAAGAGAAAATACCAGAGAGTTGGGGAGCATCTCCTGTGTAAGTGGACTGCTTCACTATATCCTGCGATATGAGCCAAAAAACGACAGGTTTCTCACAATCACGTCGACTAGTTCCAACCTTCGCATCCAGCTCGTGCAATTAGATAGAACAGCATCACAAAGCCTCATCAGCCCAACATTATACTTCTACTTAATTCCAGCTACTAAAAGTCAACCCCTACCTCAACGTCCAATCCGAGTCCCATCTGTGCCTTGCATTAGCGACGTGCATCTCTAGTAGCTTCTTTTCAACACTAAAGCGATCCATCGCGCAAGTTTGTCTGATGGTCTAGGTAAAAAACGGCAGCTCAACATCGGTTAGACATTAAAAAGGCCTGCCTCGTCGCTTCAAATGACCGATTGGAGGTGAATGAGAGGCATCATCTATTCACAATTTTGAGCAATGTTGATAGTTTAAACCAATCAAACTCCGAAAAGAGAGAGTGCTCTCTTCCCGATGGGTATCATATATGTCCAGTTCTGCCTAGCTCCTATGGTATTTAACCCCTTCCCGGCTTTTCAATCACCTGAACACTCCTTTGCGCCCTCAAGATACAAGAAACACACTGTACAAACTGAAGAACCAATCGTAAAATCAAAAGGTATCAGAAACGCCACCAATCAAGTGATGTAGACGGCCAACGTGCCCACACGCCAAGTGGGAAAAGGCCACCTCGCCGATGAGAGACACATCGTTCACGAGCGAAAAAGCCCTAGTGAATATCGCGATCATGCAAAATCTGCCACTTGCGATGATACAAATTAATATGCGCTCTCAAGGCGTCCGCCGACTCGTAGTTATCCGTCGTCCCCGTCGGCACACATAAACAGCACGCAAACATGTTCCTGTCCGAGTGCGACTTGGCCAGGAACCGGCTCGACATACGGAAGCCGTCCTTGAGAACAATGTAGTCCTTGTTGCCGGGCAGCAGCGGGTTCCATCGGTACCCGCACTTGCACCGCTTCGGCGCGTCGGGGATCGGCTTGGAGAGGTCGACCTGGAGCGTCATGGCCTCTGGGCAGAACATGCTGAAGACGCTGACTTTGGGGCGGAGGAAGGCAGAGGCGGTAGTGCTGGTCGTGTCTGCTTCCGAGGGCGCGAAGATGGAGACGGCGTCGCTGGCGATGGCTTTTGGTGTTGGCGGTGTTGGTGGAGGCGAGGGCGGTTCTGATTGGAAGGGTGCCTGGTCGGTGCTGATGGTC
The DNA window shown above is from Colletotrichum lupini chromosome 7, complete sequence and carries:
- a CDS encoding short-chain dehydrogenase: MASLLRGAAFITGAASALAFARNGITRLAITDINAQALEATKSLLSEKYPSTEVLTLPLNVRDATEVKAGIAETVSRFGRLDVAVNNAGIAGKGELTHEIDEEEFGGIVDVDLYGVWRCQREEIRVMLEQEDLGVRRGRGAIVNVASIFGVVSPSLFMAQTAYSAAKHGVMGLTKSDANNYGRRGIRINAISPGWIETPIVTPFSREAGSPLSQYVEMTPLQRLGQPEEIADCITFLASDMSSFMQGSGLVADGGFTAH